A stretch of the Polyangiaceae bacterium genome encodes the following:
- the hflC gene encoding protease modulator HflC, producing the protein MKLGVIVLAVVAFFVGLQSTFVVDEGELAIVTQFGEFKRTVDSPGLYFRTPFAQTVTRMERRVMVSDTAPAEYLSLDKKRLLADPVTRWRITDPIVFFKTVHDESGAKARLDDIINSEMRREIASRDFGEIIGSEREPLMQRVAVSTRVQTKEFGVEIVDVRIKRADLPKEVQESVFARMRAERDRVAKQYRSEGEEEAAKIRADSDKEKTILLAKAYETSQKLRGEGDAESTKIYAQAFGKSPEFYSFVRSLETYEKALGEQSSLVLSTGSDLFRYLGQPKE; encoded by the coding sequence ATGAAGCTCGGCGTCATCGTGCTCGCCGTGGTGGCTTTCTTCGTGGGGTTGCAGAGCACCTTCGTCGTGGACGAGGGCGAGCTCGCCATCGTGACCCAGTTCGGCGAGTTCAAGCGCACCGTGGACTCGCCCGGCCTCTACTTCCGGACGCCGTTCGCCCAGACCGTGACGCGCATGGAGCGGCGCGTGATGGTGAGCGACACTGCACCCGCCGAGTACCTGTCGCTGGACAAGAAGCGGCTGTTGGCGGACCCGGTGACCCGCTGGCGCATCACGGACCCGATCGTCTTCTTCAAGACGGTGCACGACGAGAGCGGCGCCAAGGCTCGCCTCGACGACATCATCAACAGCGAGATGCGACGCGAGATCGCCAGCCGCGATTTCGGCGAGATCATCGGCAGCGAGCGCGAGCCGCTGATGCAGCGCGTGGCCGTCTCGACCCGGGTGCAGACCAAGGAGTTCGGGGTCGAGATCGTGGACGTGCGCATCAAGCGCGCGGATCTGCCCAAGGAGGTCCAGGAGAGCGTGTTCGCCCGCATGCGCGCCGAGCGCGATCGGGTCGCCAAGCAGTACCGCTCGGAGGGCGAGGAGGAGGCCGCCAAGATCCGCGCGGACTCCGACAAGGAAAAGACCATCTTGCTGGCGAAGGCCTACGAGACGTCGCAGAAGCTGCGAGGCGAAGGCGACGCAGAGAGCACGAAGATCTACGCGCAGGCCTTCGGCAAGTCGCCCGAGTTCTACTCCTTCGTCCGCAGCCTGGAGACCTACGAGAAGGCCCTTGGCGAGCAGTCGAGCCTGGTGCTCTCCACGGGCTCGGACCTGTTCCGCTACCTGGGGCAGCCGAAGGAGTGA
- the hflK gene encoding FtsH protease activity modulator HflK, whose translation MQHHPIGDPGQGPDIGQVLGQVSEAFRSRLKSIGPIALGLLVLVIAATGVYSVGPGEQGVVRTFGRESGKTGPGLHYRVPFVQKVNVVNLEQIRRLEVGFRGNDPVPDEALMLTGDENIVEAQMIIQFRVTDPSKYLFRIKDPEEALRATAEVALRSMVGRTKIDEVITTGREKVQSETRAWLQKLMDEYQSGISITEVKLQTVDAPDQVKEAFHDVVRAREEKEKLINQAKGYQADIIPRARGEARKMEREAEGYKEQRVLRANGDAQKFESVYAEYAKAERVTRQRLYLETMERILGKIDKKVVVDKDLAKGALPVLQLGPQGAAVAAGAAK comes from the coding sequence ATGCAGCATCATCCCATCGGCGACCCCGGTCAGGGCCCCGACATCGGGCAAGTCCTGGGTCAGGTTTCCGAGGCGTTCAGATCGCGCCTCAAGAGTATCGGTCCCATCGCGCTCGGGCTGCTCGTGCTGGTGATCGCGGCCACCGGCGTCTACAGCGTCGGGCCCGGCGAGCAGGGCGTCGTGCGCACCTTCGGCCGCGAGTCCGGCAAGACGGGGCCCGGTCTGCACTACCGCGTGCCCTTCGTGCAGAAGGTCAACGTGGTGAACCTGGAGCAGATCCGCCGCCTCGAGGTCGGATTCCGCGGCAACGACCCGGTCCCCGACGAAGCGCTGATGCTCACCGGCGACGAGAACATCGTCGAAGCCCAGATGATCATCCAGTTCCGCGTGACGGACCCGAGCAAGTACCTGTTCCGGATCAAGGATCCGGAGGAGGCCTTGAGGGCGACCGCCGAGGTTGCGCTCCGCAGCATGGTCGGGCGCACCAAGATCGACGAGGTCATCACGACCGGGCGCGAGAAGGTGCAGAGCGAGACCCGCGCCTGGCTCCAGAAGCTGATGGATGAGTACCAGAGCGGCATCAGCATCACCGAGGTGAAGCTCCAGACGGTGGACGCGCCGGACCAGGTCAAGGAGGCGTTCCACGACGTGGTGCGCGCGCGCGAGGAGAAGGAGAAGCTGATCAACCAGGCCAAGGGCTACCAGGCCGACATCATCCCCAGAGCTCGCGGCGAGGCGCGGAAGATGGAGCGCGAAGCGGAGGGTTACAAAGAGCAGCGCGTGCTCAGGGCCAACGGCGACGCGCAGAAGTTCGAGTCGGTCTACGCCGAATACGCCAAGGCCGAGCGAGTGACGCGACAGCGCCTGTACCTGGAGACCATGGAGCGGATCTTGGGCAAGATCGACAAGAAGGTGGTGGTCGACAAGGATCTCGCCAAGGGCGCGCTCCCGGTCCTCCAACTCGGTCCGCAGGGCGCCGCCGTCGCGGCAGGAGCGGCGAAATGA
- a CDS encoding PQQ-like beta-propeller repeat protein → MPRRVSVQCPVCGAPLQMDARAASALCAHCHTRSRVERVTSAAGAAAAGGEPVIRVVVRTGFRFVGIGIGVAVAGALLVVGGLLASSLVSSPSDEMAKQAELVVDLSAQARRLDSYHAVARLADGTIVVGSLAGRLVYLDALGQPRAQIELPLPKREAQLGGLASAGARGLFASFGGAIYRVEGQGERVGPALPSETDARVYGAIASDASGALYALTASGELALLGADARPVQSWQLRLPPEVHPPSVRGLAVAPDGRVAISEPHGKRIWVFDTKLVTLESIQVRWSSALESSLAFCADGRLAFDVDRRLHLLSLGTGDVVRPELARPGWLTFHALASDPSGGLVALSGTGTLVYWGGARLAAKRR, encoded by the coding sequence ATGCCCCGGCGTGTTTCCGTCCAGTGTCCCGTGTGCGGCGCGCCGCTCCAGATGGATGCACGCGCTGCCTCGGCGCTCTGCGCTCACTGCCACACGCGGTCACGAGTCGAGCGCGTCACCTCCGCCGCTGGCGCCGCTGCCGCGGGCGGAGAGCCCGTCATTCGTGTCGTCGTGCGAACGGGCTTCCGCTTCGTCGGGATCGGCATCGGCGTCGCCGTCGCCGGCGCGCTGCTCGTCGTGGGTGGGCTCCTGGCGAGCAGCCTCGTTTCGTCCCCGAGCGACGAGATGGCGAAACAAGCCGAGCTCGTGGTCGATCTGAGCGCACAGGCGCGGCGCCTCGACAGCTACCACGCCGTCGCGCGGCTGGCCGACGGCACCATCGTCGTGGGGTCACTCGCCGGCAGGCTCGTGTACCTGGACGCATTGGGTCAGCCTCGCGCCCAGATCGAGCTTCCGCTGCCGAAACGCGAGGCACAGCTCGGCGGGCTGGCCAGCGCTGGTGCTCGGGGGCTGTTCGCCAGCTTCGGGGGCGCCATCTACCGCGTCGAAGGGCAGGGTGAGCGCGTCGGTCCAGCGCTCCCCAGCGAGACCGACGCGCGGGTCTACGGCGCAATCGCCAGCGACGCGAGCGGTGCGCTCTACGCGCTCACCGCGAGCGGAGAGTTGGCGTTGCTCGGTGCCGACGCGCGCCCAGTCCAGAGCTGGCAGCTCCGCCTGCCGCCGGAGGTCCACCCGCCCTCGGTGCGCGGGCTCGCCGTCGCGCCCGATGGTCGAGTGGCGATCTCCGAGCCCCATGGCAAGCGCATTTGGGTGTTCGACACCAAGCTCGTGACGCTCGAGTCGATCCAGGTGCGCTGGAGCTCGGCGCTCGAGTCGAGCCTGGCGTTCTGCGCCGACGGGCGGCTGGCGTTCGACGTGGACCGGCGGCTCCACTTGCTCTCGCTGGGCACCGGCGACGTCGTCAGGCCCGAGCTCGCGCGCCCCGGCTGGCTCACGTTCCACGCCCTCGCCTCGGACCCGTCCGGGGGCCTCGTCGCGCTGTCCGGCACGGGCACGCTCGTCTACTGGGGCGGAGCTCGGCTCGCGGCGAAGCGACGCTGA